One genomic segment of Gossypium arboreum isolate Shixiya-1 chromosome 3, ASM2569848v2, whole genome shotgun sequence includes these proteins:
- the LOC108480580 gene encoding uncharacterized protein LOC108480580: MWSFASNTIASIGLKCSKEANQACSECSDDELCSNGSRDEGLECPICWEPFNIVENVPYVLWCGHTLCQNCILGLQPAVLKLPTQQIKIPMFISCPWCHLIALRLVYKGNLKFPRKNFFILWMIESLNGDRYGISRRNLSGDNQAVGSLRCNLMLGNQAISGVVRRGSYANRSEQNRSLDTGGRNNAERHHFSLHKSLDFFIHFTSKFPLVIIFLLVVFFAIPGSAVILLLHFLVTVVFAIPSFLVLYFAFPMLDRLVREITS, encoded by the coding sequence ATGTGGAGTTTTGCTTCAAATACCATTGCTAGCATTGGGTTAAAATGTTCAAAAGAGGCGAATCAAGCTTGTTCCGAGTGTTCAGATGATGAGCTGTGTTCAAATGGTAGTAGAGATGAAGGATTAGAGTGTCCCATTTGTTGGGAACCTTTCAACATTGTTGAGAATGTGCCTTATGTCTTATGGTGTGGTCACACTCTTTGCCAAAATTGTATCCTGGGTCTCCAACCTGCTGTTTTGAAACTCCCCACTCAGCAAATCAAGATCCCCATGTTCATTTCTTGCCCATGGTGCCACTTAATAGCGCTACGGCTAGTTTATAAGGGGAACCTCAAGTTCCCTCGGAAGAACTTCTTCATTTTGTGGATGATCGAGAGTTTGAATGGGGATAGGTATGGCATTTCCAGGAGAAATCTATCTGGGGACAATCAAGCCGTTGGCTCTCTGAGATGTAATTTAATGCTTGGCAATCAAGCTATCAGTGGTGTTGTTAGGAGAGGATCATATGCCAATCGTTCTGAACAAAATAGGTCTCTAGATACTGGTGGCAGAAATAATGCTGAGAGGCATCATTTCTCGCTTCATAAATCATTGGATTTCTTCATTCACTTTACATCCAAGTTCCCATTGGTCATCATTTTCCTTCTGGTTGTCTTCTTTGCAATACCGGGGAGTGCTGTTATCTTATTACTCCACTTTCTGGTCACAGTTGTTTTTGCCATCCCGTCTTTCTTGGTACTGTACTTTGCATTCCCTATGTTGGATAGGTTGGTAAGAGAAATCACCTCATGA